A stretch of DNA from Halobacillus litoralis:
TCTCCCACCATAAATAAGTGGCCGGCACCTTTTCCTTCCGTCAAAAGTCGAAGTAAGGTTTCATGGACAAGGTTCGTATCTTGATATTCATCAATTAACACTTCTGAAAACTGCTTTTGGAAACTTTCCGCAACCTGAGAAGGCACAAGGTCCACAGGAGTCGCTGTATCATCAAGCAATATATGCAGGCAATAGTGCTCCAAGTCTGAAAAATCGACGATCGCTTTTTCTTTTTTCAACTGTTCGTATCGCTCTTTAAAATCTTTCACGATGACGGCAAGCTGTTCCATGACGGGATGCAGGTCCTGCATATCCTTCAAATAACTTTCCAGCGAACGTGAGAACCATTCATCACGAACCTCATTCCACCGTTTCTTATAACGGTCCCGAATCTTTTTCGCCTTTTCTTTCTTATCTGCATTACAGTCCATTTTCTTTCGAGATAGCGTGGCGAATTTCTGTCCAGCCATAAAACTTTGCATCTCTGACCAGGAATGAGCAAGTGCTCCTTTTGCCTGCTGGATCAGCTCAAGGTCCGACTCTGCCGTTTCCGCATAAGCATAGGGGCCATCCGGTTCTCGTGTGAGTTCCAAGACTTGCCGGGCTTCTGTTTCCATCGCTTTCAGCTGACTGATCACTTCCTGTTTCAACAGGTTGAGCCATGGCAGGTCCACCTCACTCTCAACATCGGCCACGTTGTACATGTCTACCATTTGATCGATCCAGGCATCCGGCCACGGGTTTTGCGTCGCGAACGTATACAAATCAAGCACTAATTTTTCTACATCCAAGTCACTCCGGTCGCTTGAAAACCTTTCAACCACATCGAAGAAGCGCTGCTGCTCTTCGCCTTCTTTCCCGTACCAGTCCTCAAACAGCTCCTCAAGAACCTCCTGCTGAATCAAGTCCGATTCGACCGTATCGGCAATTCTAAATCCAGGGTCAAGATCAAGCAAGTAGGCATAGCGACGCACCACTTCCATACAGAACGAATGGAGCGTGGAGATGGAAGCGTTTTGCAGCAAGGACAGCTGCTTTTTCAAATGGTGGGAGCCTGGATTTTCTTCTAAAGCCTTCGCCAATGCCTGGCCCACACGATTCCTCATCTCCTGTGCCGCGGCATTCGTAAACGTCACCACAAGCAAGGAGTCGATATCGACAGGGTCATCTTTATGAAGGAGCTTTTGAATAATCCGCTCGACGAGAACCGCTGTCTTCCCCGAGCCAGCCGCCGCAGCCACGAGGATGTTCGATCCATGCGAATAGATCGCCCGCTCCTGTTCTTTTGTCCAACTGACCATTATGCATCCTCCTTCCCTTTCGTCAGTCTCTCCAGAACATCTTCATCTTTCATGTCCTGCAGTTTCCGGTAGTTGTGTTCTTCTAATGTCGGGTCGAACTGACAGACAGATCGGTACGAACAAAATTCACAGGCGACCTGCTGGTTTTTCTGAAACGGATCAAGATCGACAGCTCCGTCCGTTATTCTCGTGCCCGCTTCTGTCATCAACCCGCGGATGTACTGTTTCAGTTGTTCGAAACGCTCCTCATCCGCTGTTTTTGAACTCTTATAAAATCCACCCTTTGCTTTCAAAGCGGCAGGCACGATTTGGCTGTATCCCTTTTCAAGACCTGTATCCATCATTTGAACGACACGTTCATTTTCTAGAAGCAGCCCTTGCATTTTGAACTTCTTGAAAATCTCTTCTTCAATCTGCTCATCTTTAAGTAGCTGTTTCCCTGTAATCATCGGGTTGTGCACATGGAAATAAAGCACGCCTCCAGGGGTTGCATTTTTTCCGAGCCAATGTTCAGCGTTGGTCAGTACAACGTCTAAATAAGCGAGCATCTGCAGCGACAAACCATAAAAAACGTCAACGAGACTCAAGCCTTTGCTGCTTGATTTGTAATCAATGATCCTCAAAAATAAATCTTCTTCTGAAAGAGCTTTATCGACACGGTCAATACGTCCACGGAGCATAAGTTCATATCCATTCGGCAAGTTGAAAGACAATGGAGGCAGTTTCGCATCACCACCGGTCCCGAAGCCAAGCTCCAGACCAACAGGGGAAAATTGACTACTCCTAGCCTGCTCACTGAGAACGAACGTCGCTCGTGCAATGACTTGCTGCAGCTTCTTCTGAATATATTGATAGCGGTTCGAACTCTTTAAGATTTGATTTTGTAAGATTGGTGCCAGTGTATGGGTCGCTTTTTCTGCATAGAGGTTCGTCTCCTGACGATTTAATTGAGAAAAGTCACGTCCTTCAGCCTGAACCCACTCCGTGATTTGCTTGAGCGCTTCGTGGAAGAGCTGACCGATGTCAGGGGCATCCAACTTATAAGTTCTTCGTTCTTCAAGCCCGAGACTGTGCTGAGCGAAATACTGATACGAACAACGATGATACGTCTCGAGTCGCGAGACACTCGTTTTCACTTGTTTATCAAACAGCTTCCCTGTCGTCTCTTTTGAAAGAGGCACCGGTTTATTTTTGTAAAAAAGGCTCTGCAATACACGATTCGTCAATCCATGGGAAGATTCGTGCACAATATACCAGTTCAACAATTCCCACCAGACCGGCTGCATCTTATATCCTTTCAAATAGCGGGCAAACTGCGAGGTGAGTGCCGACCTCGTCTTTTGCGGATTCGTAATGAACCGTTCCGCTTCGTACAAATCATCAGGATCCTGTAAAAGCACATGCTCCTGCGTATTGGGGAACAACTCTTCGATCCGTTGGATGAGGGTTGCCGGAACCTTAGACTTCCCTTCTTCGTTACTGAGCGGATAGCTGATCCACAATTGATCTGCGGGCATCGTCAGAGCCAAGTAAACATAAAAACGATCATCCAGCAGCTGGCGATTACTTCCATCGGCAAGCTGAATGCCGTGCTCCGCAAGCAAGGAACGCTCCTGTTCGGAAATCATGCCATCACTTGGCGGCTTCATCGGCCACATTCCATCGGTGACGCCGAGAAGGAACGCCGCTTTAATCCCTGTCATCCTTGAACGGTCGACACTTCCAACGATCACATGGTCCATACTTGGCGGAACGTGGGCGAATGTCAGAGATTCCAAACCACTATCGATGGTACTACGGAAGACTTGGAGCGACATTTTTTCATCACCAGCCATTTCCACCATTTCATCGAGCAATTGCAGGAAATCATCCCATACTTGCGCCTGTTCACGCCCCCGCTCAATTTCCCCTTTTTCATCATAAAACGTACGCCAGGACTCGAGTTGATCCGGAACACGCAGACCTTCCAGCCATAAATAAATGACCCGTGCCCGTTCTTCAATCGTTTTGGCTGTCCTAAGCTCTTCATCAAACGGCTGCAGCGCTTGGCTCACTTGGTCACGGTACGCATTGATCCGGGTTTGTTTCGCTTTTTCTTCATCCGTTTGTGCAGACTGTTCAAATCCACGAAAGCGCTGGTAAATCCAGGGCTCATCTGAAAACCATTGACTGCGCGCCCGTATGCCGTACTCCAGTACGTAATTCTCCAGTTCGTCAATCGCATCTTCATTCAATGGATGCCTGCGGTCTGTCGCTGGAATAAAGCCGGTTTTTAATAGTCGAAAAACAGCATCATAACGGAAATTCCCTTCCACAACATCAAGACCAGAACGGACGAGTTCAATCATGGGATGGTTGAGCATCGTCCTTTTTTCATCGATGAACACCGGGATATCATAATCATCAAAGAGTGTTTCAATCAGACTATGGTAAACGTCCGGCTCACGCATCAAAATGGCTATATCCTTATAACGATAGCCGTGATCACGAACGAGATGAAGAATCTCCTGTGCCACCCCTTCGACTTCTGCACGAGGATGAACCGCTTCTGCAATCTGAATCGGTACTTTTCCTTCAAACGGATCTGCCGGCCTTACATCATAATACTTTTCCAAATGTAGAAAGGCGGGCTGGTCTTTCATACGACCTGAGGTATGGTCAAGCACCTCCGTATCTTCCAGCCGGACCCCCGCTTCCTCAGCCACCTTTTTCAGGTCAAGGTACGTTTGTTTCGTTTCATGAAAAAGGTCAAGCTCAGGATTTTCTTCTCCTGCCGGTTCTTCTGTCGTCAAGGTAACATGAACCGTCTTCACCTTTCTCAGAAGAGTTTCAATGACTTGATACTCCTGAGGCGTAAAGCTGTGGAACCCGTCGATGTACACTTCTGCGCCTTCTAAAAAAGAAGCCTCAGGAATTTTACTGGCCAGAAGCTTTAGCTGATCTTCACTATCTATGTATTGATCTTTCAGCGCATCAACAAGACGGTCATAAATATACGTCATATCATCCAGCTTGTCCTTCAACCCCTGCTCCTGACTCGTGGTGTGAACGAACTGATCAAGCGCGTCCATTTGTGCTTGAAGATCCTCCGGTGTAATACGGTAACGCTTGAATTCTGTGATCATCCCCTCCAATTGTTCAATGAATCCCTGCTTCTCCACCGCTTTTTGAAAAACACGCCAATCAGACGTCCGTTCCTCAACAATTTTGCGCAGCATCATCTGAACCCCTGTAGAGGTAATGAATTTTTTCGTCCCCCCTCCGGTTTCATGGAGCACTCTCCATGCAAGCCGTGAAAAACTGAAGACTTGGGCACGAATGGACCCCTCCACTCCTTGTCTTTTGAGAAGGCCGTATTCCTGTTGGAAGGTCATCTGATCCGGAACGATGTAGATGATCGCCGGTCCTCTTGGGTCATCTTTCAGTTTAGCTTCTATTTCATTTAAGCAACGCGTACTTTTTCCTGCTCCTGAACGACCGAGCAAAAAACGCAGCCCCATACCGACCGCTCCTTTCTTTCTCATTCTGTATTTATTTTATCATTTTTGCACCGTTTATGATGCTTTCCCGCTCTTCAACAATCCTTCCGTTTGTGGAAGACTCAGTTTCGAGATGCTTTCGGGTTGCGTTTGCCATTTGGGAGTTAGGGGTGGCTGGGAAGCTACTCGCTTTCCTGTGGGGGAGCGCCGAGCTTCCTCGGACTGCGTCCTGCGGGATCTCGCCCTAACTCCTTCTCCCACGGGAGTCTCGCAGCTTCCCAACCACCCATTCGATGTATTTGAGAAACGAACCCCTACACCGAGAGGAAGTGTCTCCCACTCTTCCCTTCCTAAGCAGGCATAAAGCCCTCTGTATCAAGCTTATACGTTTTGAATGCCCACTTGGGAGAGTGAATATTATCCACTTCCCACAATCATACAAGCTGATCTTTCCAGAAGTGGTTTCGAGACACTGATATAGCCAAGGGGCGGAGGGGAATGGCGAGACTCCTAACTTAAGTGTGCAGGCGCCTTGACCAGCGGCGTATGGACTGGACGGAGCTGGTGGAGATAAAGGAAACACGCAGAGCGGAGTGATTCGATGTTGACTTATCGTACAGAAGCGAGGGAAGTCTCACTAGCCGCTAGGCGCCGGAACCGGATATTTAAGAGGAAAAGAGTGCTAGGTGAGACCCCGCAAGGCGTCAGCCAGAGGAGGCTCATCGCGCTGCGGAAAGCGAGCTATTCCTCGCAGCCCCCATCCACTCAACAAAAGTCTCGAAACTGAGTCTTACACAATCCTGACATATAGTTGAATAACGATAGACATAAAAAAACCGCCCTTAAAGGACGGTTGCGTTTTAGAACTGCACGCCGAGTTGGTTCATAGGCCAGTATCGGACATCCACTTTTCCGACGACTGTATCAGCGGGTACAAAACCGAAATATCTACTATCCAAGCTGTCCCGTCTATTATCCCCCATCACGAATAAGTGACCCTCCGGGACCTTTTGGTGTCCCGTCACCTCTTCCAACGTGAAATCTTCCGTAAAAGGCAGTCCATCATTCGGACGGAGTGGATCGAGGTAACTT
This window harbors:
- the addB gene encoding helicase-exonuclease AddAB subunit AddB, with the protein product MGLRFLLGRSGAGKSTRCLNEIEAKLKDDPRGPAIIYIVPDQMTFQQEYGLLKRQGVEGSIRAQVFSFSRLAWRVLHETGGGTKKFITSTGVQMMLRKIVEERTSDWRVFQKAVEKQGFIEQLEGMITEFKRYRITPEDLQAQMDALDQFVHTTSQEQGLKDKLDDMTYIYDRLVDALKDQYIDSEDQLKLLASKIPEASFLEGAEVYIDGFHSFTPQEYQVIETLLRKVKTVHVTLTTEEPAGEENPELDLFHETKQTYLDLKKVAEEAGVRLEDTEVLDHTSGRMKDQPAFLHLEKYYDVRPADPFEGKVPIQIAEAVHPRAEVEGVAQEILHLVRDHGYRYKDIAILMREPDVYHSLIETLFDDYDIPVFIDEKRTMLNHPMIELVRSGLDVVEGNFRYDAVFRLLKTGFIPATDRRHPLNEDAIDELENYVLEYGIRARSQWFSDEPWIYQRFRGFEQSAQTDEEKAKQTRINAYRDQVSQALQPFDEELRTAKTIEERARVIYLWLEGLRVPDQLESWRTFYDEKGEIERGREQAQVWDDFLQLLDEMVEMAGDEKMSLQVFRSTIDSGLESLTFAHVPPSMDHVIVGSVDRSRMTGIKAAFLLGVTDGMWPMKPPSDGMISEQERSLLAEHGIQLADGSNRQLLDDRFYVYLALTMPADQLWISYPLSNEEGKSKVPATLIQRIEELFPNTQEHVLLQDPDDLYEAERFITNPQKTRSALTSQFARYLKGYKMQPVWWELLNWYIVHESSHGLTNRVLQSLFYKNKPVPLSKETTGKLFDKQVKTSVSRLETYHRCSYQYFAQHSLGLEERRTYKLDAPDIGQLFHEALKQITEWVQAEGRDFSQLNRQETNLYAEKATHTLAPILQNQILKSSNRYQYIQKKLQQVIARATFVLSEQARSSQFSPVGLELGFGTGGDAKLPPLSFNLPNGYELMLRGRIDRVDKALSEEDLFLRIIDYKSSSKGLSLVDVFYGLSLQMLAYLDVVLTNAEHWLGKNATPGGVLYFHVHNPMITGKQLLKDEQIEEEIFKKFKMQGLLLENERVVQMMDTGLEKGYSQIVPAALKAKGGFYKSSKTADEERFEQLKQYIRGLMTEAGTRITDGAVDLDPFQKNQQVACEFCSYRSVCQFDPTLEEHNYRKLQDMKDEDVLERLTKGKEDA